The following proteins are encoded in a genomic region of Mycolicibacterium rutilum:
- the trmB gene encoding tRNA (guanosine(46)-N7)-methyltransferase TrmB — translation MSDHGRMHQPGPDVADASASGPETPADRYRFPRVTSFRTRRSTLSAAQQATWERLWPELGMHARDGDVPAPRLDTDAWFGRSAPIVLEIGCGTGTSTLAMAQAEPHLDVVAVEVYRRGLAQLLSAIDRAHVTNIRLVRGDGVDVLQHMFGPDSLTGVRVFFPDPWPKARHHKRRLLQPGTVALIADRLRPGGVLHAATDHADYAEHIAEVGDAEPRLRRISPSDALPISVQRPVTKYEGKAQHVGSAVTELLWEKTS, via the coding sequence ATGAGCGACCATGGACGGATGCATCAACCCGGACCCGATGTCGCCGACGCGTCGGCTTCGGGTCCCGAAACCCCTGCTGACCGGTACCGCTTCCCGCGCGTCACCAGCTTCCGCACCCGGCGCAGCACTCTGTCGGCTGCCCAGCAGGCGACCTGGGAGCGGCTGTGGCCGGAGCTGGGGATGCATGCGCGCGACGGCGACGTTCCGGCCCCCCGGCTGGACACCGACGCCTGGTTCGGCCGGTCCGCGCCCATCGTCCTGGAGATCGGCTGCGGCACCGGCACCTCGACGCTGGCGATGGCGCAGGCCGAACCGCATCTCGACGTGGTCGCGGTGGAGGTCTACCGGCGCGGGCTGGCGCAGCTGCTGTCGGCCATCGACCGCGCGCACGTCACGAACATCCGGCTGGTCCGCGGCGACGGCGTCGACGTGCTGCAGCACATGTTCGGCCCGGACTCGCTGACCGGCGTGCGGGTGTTCTTCCCGGACCCGTGGCCCAAGGCCCGCCACCACAAACGCCGCCTGCTGCAGCCGGGCACCGTAGCGCTGATCGCCGACCGGCTGCGTCCCGGTGGCGTGCTGCACGCAGCCACCGACCACGCGGACTACGCCGAGCACATCGCCGAGGTCGGCGACGCCGAGCCCCGGCTGCGCCGGATCAGCCCGTCGGACGCGTTGCCGATCTCCGTGCAGCGACCGGTCACCAAGTACGAGGGCAAGGCGCAGCACGTCGGCAGCGCCGTCACCGAACTGCTGTGGGAGAAGACGTCATGA
- a CDS encoding NYN domain-containing protein: MSVTEDLGHREEHREEVAPPPEPPTDGTARVLLVWDAPNLDMGLGSILGGRPTAAHRPRFDALGRWLLAHTAELSATRPNVSLEPEATVFTNIAPGSADVVRPWVEALRNVGFAVFAKPKIDEDSDVDSDMLDHIALRRSEGLASVLVASADGQAFKLPLEDIARDGIPVQVLGFREHASWALASDTLEFVDLEDIPGVFREPLPRIGLDSLPEQGAWLQPFRPLSSLLTSRVNN; this comes from the coding sequence ATGAGCGTCACCGAAGACCTCGGACACAGAGAAGAACACAGAGAAGAAGTAGCCCCGCCGCCCGAGCCGCCGACCGACGGGACGGCCCGGGTGCTGCTGGTGTGGGACGCACCGAACCTCGACATGGGGCTGGGCTCCATCTTGGGGGGACGGCCGACCGCCGCGCACCGCCCGCGCTTCGACGCGCTGGGCCGCTGGCTGCTGGCGCACACCGCGGAGCTGTCGGCGACGCGCCCGAACGTGTCCCTGGAGCCCGAGGCCACGGTGTTCACCAACATCGCCCCCGGCAGCGCCGACGTCGTCCGGCCGTGGGTCGAAGCGTTGCGTAACGTGGGGTTCGCGGTCTTCGCGAAACCGAAGATCGACGAAGACAGCGACGTCGACTCCGACATGCTCGACCACATCGCGCTGCGCCGCAGCGAGGGTCTGGCCAGCGTGTTGGTGGCCTCCGCCGACGGGCAGGCCTTCAAACTTCCCTTGGAGGACATCGCCCGCGACGGCATTCCGGTTCAGGTGCTCGGATTTCGCGAACATGCGAGCTGGGCGCTAGCGTCGGATACCTTGGAGTTCGTCGACCTGGAGGACATTCCTGGTGTTTTCCGGGAACCGCTACCGCGAATCGGCCTCGATTCGCTGCCCGAGCAGGGGGCATGGTTGCAGCCGTTCCGGCCGCTGTCCTCGCTACTGACCTCGCGCGTGAACAACTGA